In Mycolicibacterium nivoides, the DNA window ATCGCCCTGCAATCGGCTCCCGACGACCTCAGGCCTTGAAGTAGACGAACTGGTGACTGGTGGCCAGTAGGACGCCGGTGCGGCCGAACAGGTGCGCGCTCTGGTCGAAGTATCCGCCCGAGAACTTGTGCGCCCGCGCGGTGGCGAGGACGAAGTCGTCTCCCTGGACGGCCAACTGCTCGTCGTCGGCGTGGAAGTACACCGTGATCGTCACCGTGCCGGCCGGTACGAACTGGCCGTGGCGCAGGAAGACCCGCGGATAGAAGATGTCGCTCACCGAGGCCAAAGCGGCGAAATCCATTGGCCTGGAAGGCGTGTTGCGCACCCACAGGGTTGTGGTGGATGTCGGCGATTCCACGGGGACTTCGCTGGGACTGGGCAGCGCCCCGTCGACGAACCGCATGTCATAGTTGTCGAACCACACCACGCCGAACGGCGGGACCGACGGCACGATGTCCTCGGGCGCCGGGGCCTGCGGCGCGGTGATCTCGGTGTCCGACCATCCTTGCCGTCGCAGTCCGAACACCGCGGTGGCGGTGGTCTTGACCTCGCCGTCCTGGCTGAGCTCGACGATCCAGTGCTGATTGGACCGGTTGGTCTTGACGGCCCTGGTCACGATATCGAACTCGCCGTCGGCGATCGGCGCCACGTAGTTCACCGTCAGGGCGATGGGCCGGCCGTGCCGTTGCGGGTGCAACTCGACCGCCCGCACGAGCGTGGCGGCCGTGATACCGCCGAAGGGGCCGACCATGTTGGCCCACTCCGGCACCGTCTGCCCGCGCCACCGGCCGTCACCGGAGGGTTCGAGTTCAAGGGCGTTGTCCAAGGGATGCACCCGGCCACAGTACCCAGGCCGCCTCGCGTTGCTCGGCGCCGCCGGTGCCACCTTGCAGACCGCACCACCCGGGGGAACACCGTCAAAAAATTTGACGGTGACGGTCAGCCAGTTCGCTTGACCGGCGCATAGTTCGGCCGGCCCAACCCAAGCGCCTGCTGCGCGATCATGTTGCGGAACACCTCAAGGGTTCCGCCGTAAATGCCGGTCGGCCCGCCCAAACGGAAGATGTACTCGGCGGCGCCGTCGCCGGCGGCGCCGGTCGTCCCGACGGGCAAGGCGCCTGCCGATCCGACGATGTCCATGAGATCCGGGGACACCTCGCGCATGGTCTGGGCAATCGCGACGCGCCCGTACATGTCGGGGCTACTCATCGCGGCTTCCAGCCGGGCGATGCCCCGGCCCAGCCGATAGCGCGACGCGGCGTCGTCGGGGGCGACGGCCGCTACGCGATCGACAGCCTCGGCCATCAAGGTGATGTGCTCGGTCATGGTGGCGAGCTTCTGCAGGCCGCGGGTCTCGCGTTCGAACGTGCCGTGTTCG includes these proteins:
- a CDS encoding acyl-CoA thioesterase, translated to MHPLDNALELEPSGDGRWRGQTVPEWANMVGPFGGITAATLVRAVELHPQRHGRPIALTVNYVAPIADGEFDIVTRAVKTNRSNQHWIVELSQDGEVKTTATAVFGLRRQGWSDTEITAPQAPAPEDIVPSVPPFGVVWFDNYDMRFVDGALPSPSEVPVESPTSTTTLWVRNTPSRPMDFAALASVSDIFYPRVFLRHGQFVPAGTVTITVYFHADDEQLAVQGDDFVLATARAHKFSGGYFDQSAHLFGRTGVLLATSHQFVYFKA